A region from the Sandaracinus amylolyticus genome encodes:
- a CDS encoding 6-pyruvoyl-tetrahydropterin synthase-related protein has translation MRAPSAARLLALLAPLTLIGVAIAQLWPGLSADLSPPISWDHGSHFGKAALVWDELLPWLRGWTDRVEAGVPQHTLYTPTGTIWILLFRLFTPHLEWHQTYALAFVGFRALVSLSVYRLARVAGAGRIGALAAGLLMLADWGDHSEGGWFYDVLFGVWPMALAMSVFFLGLADLLAFLDGGRRAQGARAMALLGIALFSHQASLLALGAIGPALLVMRAVEQPHLRRDVARLTSVFVVAGLVACWWMLPMFAHTAWMDDHGQLYRSAPDIGARFLDGTGILNGGPWVGPLVGLGLLTGVLSRGHRRVLAVGALIAMLISTPGWLLQLDMVRWLPPLGRIVFPRMMMIAKPLLFALAGCVVHDLVARVAPMLARTWSTWRGRVSLALTLALCAPFLADAPETLARVLITREATYTSTLADWEDRRAAWAWLRAQPSTPFFRVLHFDQSTHLPQAAPAFSGHPGIIHGVLVGEAFRNTPDTLDPDALRAINVRYVVATSLPGELRRAAHEVQRFGGQRVFELDGWTGAVVVDASTGARADVTNLERERVVFDPRGAREVVVRRAFAPGWRAYANGRALEITPEPVPGSARLRLMRVAVPEGASRVELRYGALFFPTAMGMLLTLIGALVIVLYAAWPRVPERHRARVIALRDRVWARVPSRLRANAHLVVIALPFLAILLAMLRAASGHHFAYDLERARVSIRHDDGRSELCTDTPQDDEGWQCASAPHVSIRRTSQIVDGWFRGCITAHPPPSGTLVIEWPEAPLRGALRVGAGISDETHAGGVGAPLALRVIVDDTERAQLVIPNGREWVQRDVETDGGTHALRFEIDAEDPNRRWLCFDAVSR, from the coding sequence ATGCGGGCGCCGTCCGCCGCGCGCCTCCTGGCGCTGCTCGCGCCGCTCACGCTGATCGGCGTCGCGATCGCGCAGCTCTGGCCCGGCCTCTCGGCGGATCTCTCCCCGCCGATCTCCTGGGATCACGGCTCGCACTTCGGAAAGGCCGCGCTCGTCTGGGACGAGCTGCTCCCGTGGCTGCGCGGCTGGACCGATCGCGTCGAGGCAGGCGTCCCGCAGCACACGCTGTACACGCCGACCGGGACGATCTGGATCCTCCTCTTCCGGCTCTTCACGCCGCACCTCGAGTGGCACCAGACGTACGCGCTCGCGTTCGTCGGCTTCCGCGCGCTCGTGTCGCTCTCGGTGTACCGGCTCGCGCGCGTCGCGGGCGCGGGCCGCATCGGCGCGCTCGCCGCGGGCCTGCTGATGCTCGCCGACTGGGGCGACCACAGCGAGGGCGGCTGGTTCTACGACGTGCTCTTCGGCGTCTGGCCGATGGCGCTCGCGATGAGCGTCTTCTTCCTCGGCCTCGCCGATCTGCTCGCGTTCCTCGACGGCGGAAGACGCGCCCAGGGCGCGCGCGCGATGGCGCTGCTCGGCATCGCGCTCTTCTCGCACCAGGCGAGCCTCCTCGCGCTCGGCGCGATCGGCCCCGCGCTCCTCGTGATGCGCGCGGTCGAGCAGCCGCACCTTCGCCGCGACGTCGCGCGGCTGACGTCGGTGTTCGTCGTCGCCGGCCTGGTCGCGTGCTGGTGGATGCTGCCGATGTTCGCGCACACCGCGTGGATGGACGATCACGGGCAGCTCTATCGAAGCGCGCCCGACATCGGCGCGCGCTTCCTCGACGGCACCGGCATTCTCAACGGCGGGCCATGGGTCGGTCCGCTCGTCGGCCTCGGCCTCCTGACGGGCGTGCTCTCGCGCGGCCATCGCCGCGTGCTCGCCGTCGGCGCGCTGATCGCGATGCTGATCTCCACGCCGGGCTGGCTGCTGCAGCTCGACATGGTGCGGTGGCTGCCGCCGCTCGGGCGCATCGTCTTCCCGCGCATGATGATGATCGCGAAGCCGCTGCTCTTCGCGCTCGCCGGGTGCGTGGTGCACGACCTCGTCGCGCGCGTCGCGCCGATGCTCGCGCGCACCTGGTCCACGTGGCGCGGGCGCGTGAGCCTCGCGCTCACGCTCGCGCTCTGTGCGCCCTTCCTCGCCGATGCGCCGGAGACGCTCGCGCGCGTGTTGATCACGCGCGAGGCGACGTACACGAGCACGCTCGCCGACTGGGAGGATCGTCGCGCGGCGTGGGCATGGTTGCGTGCGCAACCCTCGACGCCCTTCTTCCGCGTGCTGCACTTCGATCAGAGCACGCACCTGCCGCAGGCCGCGCCCGCGTTCTCGGGGCACCCCGGGATCATCCACGGCGTGCTCGTGGGCGAAGCGTTCCGCAACACGCCCGACACCCTCGACCCCGACGCGCTGCGCGCGATCAACGTGCGCTACGTCGTCGCGACGTCGCTCCCGGGCGAGCTGCGGCGCGCCGCGCACGAGGTGCAGCGCTTCGGTGGCCAGCGCGTGTTCGAGCTCGACGGCTGGACCGGCGCGGTCGTCGTCGATGCGAGCACCGGCGCGCGCGCCGACGTGACGAACCTCGAGCGCGAGCGCGTGGTGTTCGATCCGCGCGGCGCCCGCGAGGTCGTGGTGCGGCGCGCTTTCGCGCCCGGTTGGCGCGCGTACGCGAACGGTCGCGCGCTCGAGATCACGCCCGAGCCCGTGCCCGGCAGCGCGCGCCTGCGGCTGATGCGCGTCGCGGTGCCCGAGGGCGCATCGCGCGTCGAGCTGCGCTACGGCGCGCTCTTCTTTCCGACCGCGATGGGCATGCTGCTCACGCTGATCGGCGCGCTCGTGATCGTGCTCTACGCGGCCTGGCCGCGCGTGCCCGAGCGACACCGCGCGCGCGTGATCGCGCTGCGTGATCGCGTCTGGGCTCGCGTGCCGTCGCGCCTCCGTGCGAACGCGCATCTCGTCGTGATCGCGCTGCCCTTCCTCGCGATCCTGCTCGCGATGCTGCGCGCCGCGTCGGGCCACCACTTCGCGTACGACCTCGAGCGCGCGCGCGTCTCGATCCGTCACGACGACGGACGCAGCGAGCTCTGCACCGACACCCCGCAGGACGACGAAGGCTGGCAGTGCGCGTCGGCGCCCCACGTCTCGATCCGGCGCACGTCGCAGATCGTCGACGGATGGTTCCGCGGCTGCATCACCGCGCACCCGCCGCCGAGTGGCACGCTCGTGATCGAGTGGCCCGAGGCGCCGCTGCGCGGCGCGCTGCGCGTGGGCGCCGGGATCAGCGACGAGACCCACGCAGGCGGCGTCGGTGCGCCCCTCGCGCTGCGCGTGATCGTCGACGACACCGAGCGCGCGCAGCTGGTGATCCCGAACGGGCGCGAGTGGGTGCAGCGCGACGTCGAGACCGACGGCGGGACCCACGCGCTGCGCTTCGAGATCGACGCCGAGGACCCGAACCGCCGCTGGCTCTGCTTCGACGCGGTTTCGCGCTGA
- a CDS encoding polyprenol monophosphomannose synthase, whose product MAIPRTLIVTPTYNERDNLERFVEGVLRWVPEAHVLVVDDASPDGTGDVADRLAASDPRVKVMHRPGKLGIGTAYVQAFQRGLAEGYELFFEMDADLSHDPMHLPQFLKAFERGADVVIGSRNVPGGGVTGWGVGRHFLSKGGSLYSRTILGLPIRDLTSGYKAFRADVLRAIDLGAVRSEGYSFQIELTYRAIQRGFAVVEVPIHFVDRKNGQSKMSSRIFMEAITMVWKLRLERPEHQR is encoded by the coding sequence ATGGCCATTCCGCGCACCTTGATCGTCACGCCGACCTACAACGAGCGCGACAACCTCGAGCGCTTCGTCGAAGGTGTGCTCCGCTGGGTGCCCGAGGCCCACGTGCTCGTCGTCGACGACGCATCGCCCGACGGCACCGGCGACGTCGCCGACCGCCTCGCGGCGAGCGACCCGCGCGTGAAGGTGATGCACCGCCCGGGCAAGCTCGGCATCGGCACCGCGTACGTGCAGGCGTTCCAGCGCGGCCTCGCGGAGGGCTACGAGCTCTTCTTCGAGATGGACGCGGATCTCTCGCACGATCCGATGCACCTGCCGCAGTTCCTCAAGGCGTTCGAGCGCGGCGCCGACGTCGTGATCGGATCGCGCAACGTGCCGGGCGGCGGCGTGACCGGCTGGGGCGTCGGCCGTCACTTCCTCAGCAAGGGCGGCTCGCTCTACAGCCGCACGATCCTCGGCCTGCCGATCCGCGATCTCACCAGCGGGTACAAGGCGTTCCGCGCGGACGTGCTGCGCGCGATCGATCTCGGCGCGGTGCGCAGCGAGGGCTACTCGTTCCAGATCGAGCTGACCTACCGCGCGATCCAGCGCGGGTTCGCCGTGGTCGAGGTCCCGATCCACTTCGTCGATCGCAAGAACGGCCAGTCGAAGATGTCGAGCCGCATCTTCATGGAAGCGATCACGATGGTGTGGAAGCTGCGCCTCGAGCGCCCCGAGCACCAGCGGTAG
- a CDS encoding sulfatase-like hydrolase/transferase: MSVVVTMLASVVLAIADIAQSPIRTTAPRVGPSDFVVAALHIGALYVACGAAVGVALGLAVAIVGRGRAAGATLERLGTGAHWLRPDPPGVARVIATAIAAIGLFATAAGLHVVAVSRFHRADLAGYLVGAVVVAAAWVLSALRAAIAVALRPVIAGLGRAGTRASIAILALVLVVAVTAIFLALHPEILLAYDPVALAWIPAIGVAWIACAALSVARMRRARRARVRALAAVLVVLATVALLTSATTFGESNRVRSVVEQRSVIGRRVIRLLSPITDRDGDRYSWAFGGGDCDDTNASIHPGALDEPGDDVDQDCFGGDGSPNVVERGLGRFGAPVEGLAQPNFLVVTIDALRRDHLGAYGYSRPTSPNIDAFLGDAVDFREVVPQSSRSLRSIPAMWTGNYASEVAYGPEYLWPSLLQENVTAPELLRDRAGYETSVIMATDYFERMTDFFQGFEQVTQFEMPDPPRERAVNEALPEMRRLAASGQPWLLWVHLYNCHVPYLQDGVESQFGSEQVDLYDTEITLADRQFQRLLDALDELGLRDRTVVVLASDHGEGFGEHGTFGHSTTLYEEELRSLLAVRVPGVAARRVDQPVGLLDVAPTILNLARVEPNQEISGVSLVPFMTGEREPDADRPIFAELLPDGLHPYDVKVMRRGARKLMWWVRDGTFQYFDLQADPAEEHDLSDERRADALEMMSALRAWIAGSARAENRTDTFVDRNRLRAMPTVTHPVEIRYPGMFTVVGIDMPRDRFTHGEAIPLTFYYRVDGQIDSDLFFYVDIAGPPGVRIPAHFHAWHFPLHSRYPTSRWVPGEIVRDPTPIVIPEELTAPVRLHLSLRVRDGDRILSADVDGESLTTVPLMDLDVVPRAELSTSPR, translated from the coding sequence GTGAGCGTCGTCGTCACGATGCTCGCGTCGGTCGTGCTCGCGATCGCCGACATCGCGCAGTCGCCGATCCGCACGACGGCGCCGCGCGTCGGCCCCTCCGACTTCGTCGTGGCGGCGCTGCACATCGGCGCGCTGTACGTCGCGTGCGGCGCGGCCGTCGGCGTCGCGCTCGGTCTCGCGGTGGCGATCGTCGGTCGTGGTCGCGCCGCCGGCGCCACGCTCGAGCGTCTCGGGACGGGCGCGCACTGGCTGAGACCGGACCCGCCCGGCGTCGCGCGCGTGATCGCCACGGCGATCGCCGCGATCGGGCTGTTCGCGACCGCGGCGGGCCTGCACGTCGTCGCGGTGTCGCGCTTCCACCGCGCCGATCTCGCGGGGTACCTCGTCGGCGCGGTCGTCGTCGCGGCGGCGTGGGTGCTGTCCGCGCTGCGCGCCGCGATCGCCGTCGCGTTGCGCCCGGTGATCGCGGGGCTGGGCCGCGCCGGGACGCGCGCGTCGATCGCGATCCTCGCGCTCGTGCTCGTCGTGGCGGTCACGGCGATCTTCCTCGCGCTCCACCCGGAGATCCTCCTCGCGTACGACCCGGTGGCGCTGGCGTGGATCCCCGCGATCGGGGTGGCGTGGATCGCCTGCGCAGCGCTCTCGGTGGCGCGGATGCGGCGTGCACGTCGTGCTCGCGTCCGCGCGCTCGCCGCAGTGCTCGTCGTGCTCGCGACGGTCGCGCTGCTCACGAGCGCGACGACGTTCGGCGAGTCGAACCGCGTTCGCAGCGTCGTCGAGCAGCGCAGCGTGATCGGACGGCGTGTGATCCGGCTGCTCTCGCCGATCACCGATCGCGATGGCGATCGCTACTCGTGGGCGTTCGGCGGCGGCGACTGCGACGACACGAACGCGTCGATCCATCCCGGCGCGCTCGACGAGCCGGGCGACGACGTCGACCAGGACTGCTTCGGCGGCGATGGATCGCCGAACGTCGTCGAGCGCGGGCTGGGTCGGTTCGGCGCGCCGGTCGAGGGGCTCGCGCAGCCCAACTTCCTCGTGGTCACGATCGACGCGCTGCGGCGTGATCACCTCGGGGCGTACGGTTACTCGCGACCGACGTCGCCGAACATCGACGCGTTCCTCGGCGACGCCGTCGACTTCCGCGAGGTCGTGCCGCAGTCGTCTCGCTCGCTGCGCTCGATCCCGGCGATGTGGACGGGCAACTACGCGTCCGAGGTCGCCTACGGGCCGGAGTACCTCTGGCCCTCGTTGCTCCAGGAGAACGTCACGGCGCCGGAGCTGCTGCGCGATCGCGCCGGATACGAGACGTCGGTGATCATGGCCACCGACTACTTCGAGCGGATGACCGACTTCTTCCAGGGGTTCGAGCAGGTCACCCAGTTCGAGATGCCGGATCCGCCGCGTGAGCGCGCGGTGAACGAGGCGCTGCCCGAGATGCGCCGACTGGCTGCCTCCGGCCAGCCGTGGCTCCTCTGGGTCCATCTCTACAACTGCCACGTTCCCTATCTGCAAGACGGAGTGGAGTCGCAGTTCGGCAGCGAGCAGGTCGACCTCTACGACACCGAGATCACGCTCGCGGACCGGCAGTTCCAGCGGCTGCTCGATGCGCTCGACGAGCTCGGGCTGCGCGATCGCACCGTCGTCGTGCTCGCGTCGGATCACGGCGAGGGCTTCGGTGAGCACGGCACGTTCGGGCACTCGACGACGCTCTACGAAGAGGAGCTGCGATCGCTGCTCGCGGTGCGCGTGCCGGGCGTCGCGGCGCGTCGAGTGGACCAGCCCGTCGGCTTGCTCGACGTCGCGCCGACGATCCTGAACCTCGCGCGCGTCGAGCCGAACCAGGAGATCTCGGGCGTCAGCCTCGTGCCGTTCATGACGGGCGAGCGCGAGCCCGACGCGGATCGCCCGATCTTCGCGGAGCTGTTGCCGGACGGGCTCCACCCGTACGACGTCAAGGTGATGCGGCGCGGCGCGCGGAAGCTGATGTGGTGGGTGCGCGACGGGACGTTCCAGTACTTCGATCTGCAGGCCGATCCCGCGGAGGAGCACGACCTCTCGGACGAGCGGCGCGCCGACGCGCTCGAGATGATGTCGGCGCTGCGTGCGTGGATCGCGGGATCGGCGCGCGCAGAGAATCGCACCGACACGTTCGTCGACCGGAACCGACTGCGCGCGATGCCGACGGTCACACACCCGGTCGAGATCCGCTATCCGGGGATGTTCACCGTCGTCGGGATCGACATGCCGCGTGATCGATTCACGCACGGCGAGGCGATCCCGCTGACGTTCTATTATCGAGTCGACGGTCAGATCGACTCCGATCTGTTCTTCTACGTCGACATCGCCGGTCCGCCGGGCGTGCGCATCCCCGCGCACTTCCACGCGTGGCACTTCCCGCTGCACTCGCGATATCCGACCTCGCGCTGGGTGCCCGGGGAGATCGTGCGCGACCCGACTCCGATCGTGATCCCCGAAGAGCTCACCGCGCCGGTGCGACTGCACTTGTCTCTGCGTGTGAGAGACGGAGATCGCATCCTCTCGGCCGACGTCGACGGCGAGTCCCTCACGACGGTCCCGCTGATGGATCTCGACGTCGTCCCGCGCGCGGAGCTCTCGACTTCGCCGCGCTGA
- a CDS encoding FG-GAP repeat domain-containing protein encodes MTGADQRPEIGRFDNECHGTLIHPRWVLSTASCPWGSGPLYALGGAWSDVIDTPSVDGFELSITHDGVAFSWDACDGGPCEVERTITLHGETVRGANDLVLVRLANPVRASEAVPTSIATGYPNEFSTVTAWGSSSWLPGPPDGGGGVPSPRPMQWREHVYGTPSGAGTPDVGGPRTLGVRTSGGAVYALTSNDDVVAEPIPRRAEIMAIVNEWEAHGAQDISRNGWCTQSTGRVHWGDVDANGTPDAICHDVSSGALQVAENRNRVIRQQFSSASAFCAGTGRTLLTGDFNGDGRTDLLCRTSGGVIEIDYASSSSATRYRSSTTSIVSSAWCTHSTATLQVADVNGDRRSDLLCRDRVTGQMWIDLASTAATGQFAAATDLGYSTSWCTHSGARLYVGDFNGDHRSDLLCHTTTTGHLHLQLANAVAPYYDATTDAELASGRSTGIACTGTGQGTCSEGQQCESGACRERLCVGAGSRLSTADHSGDGLSDVLCEYPSGRTAGLRSYGGRPSAGGALLRTTADGRFGWLGRVRARRTDAASQPWSTGS; translated from the coding sequence GTGACCGGCGCGGACCAGCGACCCGAGATCGGACGATTCGACAACGAGTGTCATGGCACGCTCATCCACCCGCGCTGGGTGCTGAGCACGGCGAGCTGCCCGTGGGGATCGGGCCCGCTCTACGCCCTCGGTGGGGCCTGGAGCGACGTCATCGACACGCCTTCCGTCGATGGCTTCGAGCTGAGCATCACGCACGACGGCGTGGCGTTCTCGTGGGACGCGTGTGATGGCGGGCCCTGTGAGGTCGAGCGCACGATCACGCTCCACGGCGAGACCGTTCGGGGCGCGAACGATCTCGTGCTGGTGCGACTGGCGAACCCGGTGCGCGCATCCGAGGCGGTGCCCACTTCGATCGCGACTGGATATCCCAACGAGTTCTCGACAGTGACGGCCTGGGGGAGCAGCAGCTGGCTCCCCGGGCCGCCCGACGGTGGCGGCGGCGTGCCCTCGCCGCGCCCGATGCAGTGGCGCGAGCACGTGTATGGCACTCCCTCGGGGGCAGGGACGCCGGATGTCGGGGGCCCGCGCACGCTCGGAGTCCGCACCAGCGGTGGCGCGGTGTATGCGCTGACGAGCAACGATGACGTCGTCGCGGAGCCGATCCCCCGACGTGCAGAGATCATGGCGATCGTGAACGAGTGGGAGGCGCACGGCGCGCAAGACATCAGCCGCAACGGCTGGTGCACGCAGTCCACCGGGCGCGTGCACTGGGGCGACGTCGACGCGAACGGCACCCCCGACGCGATCTGTCACGACGTGAGCTCGGGGGCACTTCAGGTCGCCGAGAACCGGAATCGCGTGATTCGTCAGCAGTTCAGCTCGGCGTCCGCGTTCTGCGCGGGCACGGGAAGGACGCTGCTCACCGGCGACTTCAATGGTGATGGCCGGACCGACCTGCTCTGCCGCACCTCCGGCGGAGTCATCGAGATCGACTACGCATCGTCGTCTTCGGCGACACGCTACCGCTCGAGCACGACCTCCATCGTCAGCTCTGCGTGGTGCACGCACTCCACGGCGACGCTGCAGGTGGCGGACGTCAACGGCGATCGGCGCTCGGATCTGCTCTGCCGCGACCGTGTGACCGGCCAGATGTGGATCGACCTCGCGAGCACGGCCGCGACCGGACAGTTCGCGGCCGCGACCGACCTCGGCTACTCGACCTCGTGGTGCACGCATTCCGGAGCGCGCCTCTACGTCGGCGACTTCAACGGAGACCATCGGAGCGACCTGCTCTGCCACACCACGACGACGGGCCACCTGCACCTCCAGCTCGCGAACGCCGTCGCCCCCTACTACGACGCGACGACGGATGCCGAGCTGGCGAGCGGTCGGAGCACCGGAATCGCTTGCACGGGCACCGGACAGGGCACCTGCAGCGAGGGGCAGCAGTGCGAGTCGGGCGCGTGTCGGGAGCGCCTGTGCGTGGGCGCCGGGAGCCGACTCTCGACCGCCGACCACAGCGGCGATGGTCTGAGTGACGTGCTCTGCGAGTACCCCAGCGGGCGTACCGCTGGGCTCCGCAGCTACGGTGGACGACCGAGCGCCGGTGGGGCGCTCTTGCGGACCACGGCCGACGGCCGGTTCGGTTGGCTCGGGCGCGTGCGCGCGCGTCGTACGGACGCCGCGTCGCAGCCGTGGTCGACGGGGAGCTGA
- a CDS encoding ArnT family glycosyltransferase: MRSPVRLPSRGARWVLAGTFVWLVVLAIVEPMNAGVHGDGYYTWLWARSIVFDRDVDFEADYRLCDDPWGLAHTDQGDVINQWNPGPSLFWIPILLFDVATDHPALHHRDPRYANGCIGPLAERAVHGSLLAGFLTVVLAYLVARRAFGESAALFAAVAIGVMSPLSYYTTMLLSYGHAASACTGGLAVWVWDRERRTPSRWGWVWMGAATGLAMLTRPQNGVLAILPLCLWLERAYVTLRAGDRRALARLVGMGVVYVAATLLVFAPQMLQWWDSQGELFFLPQGRQYLRWGAPRIVQILFSTTNGLLVWNPILYLALIGLVMLAWQRRTRSLGLPLLLLVAAMTYVNASVFDWWGAIGFPGRRFDSVLVPFAIGIAAVAERVVRAQRQRPGVGLVALATVVIVALGAWSTGTQVAVATATRLDLAHRSDRMWHDVWGRVTRPLWEHVGNPLAWPGSIPFALRYGVSPRVWDFAGAQELFLHDWLTLRRRPEDATFDFVERHQELLVGFEEDVRTVRGRRVRGVRAQYARMIVPISWPEIGAMRFTVARPDDATGPVHVWLAIDDEDLGSFRIDPDERELRVPVRGEHQGIVEIRMRVVGGWVGFGTLEFLDVHPTPQEREAPHLREVAERRRAWRAARHAEPTAESP, translated from the coding sequence GTGCGGTCCCCGGTTCGTCTGCCCTCGCGTGGAGCGCGGTGGGTCCTCGCCGGCACGTTCGTGTGGCTCGTCGTGCTCGCGATCGTCGAACCGATGAACGCCGGCGTGCACGGCGACGGGTACTACACGTGGCTCTGGGCGCGCTCGATCGTCTTCGATCGGGACGTCGACTTCGAGGCCGATTACCGCCTGTGCGACGATCCCTGGGGCCTCGCGCACACGGACCAGGGCGACGTCATCAACCAGTGGAACCCGGGGCCGTCGCTGTTCTGGATCCCGATCCTGCTCTTCGACGTCGCGACGGATCACCCGGCGCTCCATCACCGCGATCCGCGCTACGCGAACGGCTGCATCGGTCCGCTCGCCGAGCGCGCGGTGCACGGCTCGCTCCTCGCCGGCTTCCTGACGGTGGTGCTCGCGTACCTCGTCGCGCGACGCGCGTTCGGAGAGAGCGCCGCGCTCTTCGCCGCCGTCGCGATCGGCGTGATGAGCCCGCTCTCGTACTACACGACGATGCTCCTGTCGTACGGGCACGCCGCGTCGGCGTGCACCGGCGGGCTCGCGGTCTGGGTGTGGGATCGCGAGCGGCGGACACCATCGCGCTGGGGCTGGGTGTGGATGGGCGCCGCGACCGGGCTCGCGATGCTGACGCGCCCACAGAACGGCGTGCTCGCGATCCTGCCGCTCTGTCTCTGGCTCGAGCGCGCGTACGTCACGTTGCGCGCAGGGGATCGTCGTGCGCTCGCGCGTCTCGTCGGCATGGGCGTCGTGTACGTCGCCGCGACGCTGCTGGTGTTCGCGCCGCAGATGCTGCAGTGGTGGGACAGCCAGGGAGAGCTCTTCTTCCTGCCGCAGGGGCGCCAGTACCTGCGCTGGGGCGCGCCGCGCATCGTGCAGATCCTCTTCTCCACGACGAACGGGCTCCTCGTGTGGAACCCGATCCTGTACCTCGCGCTGATCGGGCTCGTGATGCTCGCGTGGCAGCGGAGGACGCGCTCGCTCGGTCTGCCGCTGCTGCTCCTCGTCGCCGCGATGACGTACGTCAACGCGAGCGTGTTCGACTGGTGGGGCGCGATCGGGTTCCCGGGCCGGCGCTTCGACTCTGTGCTCGTGCCGTTCGCGATCGGGATCGCGGCGGTCGCGGAGCGCGTCGTGCGAGCCCAACGCCAGCGGCCGGGCGTGGGCCTCGTGGCGCTCGCCACGGTCGTGATCGTCGCGCTCGGCGCGTGGTCGACCGGGACGCAGGTCGCGGTCGCGACCGCGACGCGCCTCGATCTCGCGCATCGCTCGGATCGCATGTGGCACGACGTCTGGGGGCGCGTGACGCGACCGCTCTGGGAGCACGTCGGCAATCCGCTCGCGTGGCCCGGATCGATCCCGTTCGCGCTTCGCTACGGCGTGTCGCCGCGCGTGTGGGACTTCGCGGGCGCGCAGGAGCTCTTCCTCCACGACTGGCTGACGCTTCGTCGCAGGCCCGAGGACGCGACGTTCGACTTCGTCGAGCGGCACCAGGAGCTGCTCGTCGGGTTCGAGGAGGACGTGCGCACCGTGCGCGGCCGGCGCGTCCGCGGCGTCCGCGCGCAGTACGCGCGCATGATCGTGCCGATCAGCTGGCCCGAGATCGGCGCGATGCGATTCACGGTCGCGCGGCCCGACGACGCGACCGGGCCGGTGCACGTGTGGCTCGCGATCGACGACGAGGACCTCGGATCGTTCCGCATCGATCCCGATGAGCGCGAGCTGCGCGTGCCCGTTCGGGGCGAGCACCAGGGCATCGTCGAGATCCGGATGCGCGTGGTGGGTGGCTGGGTCGGCTTCGGGACGCTCGAGTTCCTCGACGTGCACCCGACGCCGCAGGAGCGTGAAGCGCCGCATCTGCGCGAGGTCGCGGAGCGTCGTCGTGCGTGGCGCGCCGCGCGTCACGCGGAGCCGACCGCCGAGTCACCGTGA